Proteins found in one Aerosakkonema funiforme FACHB-1375 genomic segment:
- a CDS encoding DUF928 domain-containing protein yields MTAMKSFLKLITFCIVLLLGFGIVTHFPTMITAQSQPPTSSQGLPNTWGNYEPDPSIGKPGRREGGGTRGPCAFSRDPGKTLTALVPVIQRKAGNSDTKTVAFGATIEGSPTFFFYVPPTAAQRADFSLQDKNDQNIYQTTFSITGDPGIVSVTLPSFANSGFLESKKDYFWSFALSCNSKAEDSSDRSGVLAVNGWIQRVQANPDLAQKLGQATLRDKVALYTKAGIWYDALHSLAELRRSSPNDASLSGAWTNLLQSAGLDKLASEGLGQNALLP; encoded by the coding sequence ATGACTGCAATGAAGTCCTTCTTAAAGTTAATTACCTTTTGTATCGTCCTGCTGTTAGGTTTCGGGATTGTCACTCACTTCCCTACAATGATTACGGCACAGTCACAACCGCCTACCAGCAGCCAAGGGCTACCGAATACTTGGGGAAACTACGAACCAGATCCCAGTATCGGCAAACCCGGTCGGCGCGAGGGGGGAGGAACGCGGGGGCCGTGCGCGTTCTCACGAGATCCTGGCAAGACTCTGACTGCTTTAGTACCTGTGATACAAAGGAAGGCAGGTAATTCGGACACAAAAACCGTTGCTTTTGGGGCAACCATAGAGGGATCTCCAACTTTCTTCTTTTACGTGCCTCCAACGGCGGCGCAAAGAGCGGATTTTTCCTTACAGGATAAGAACGACCAGAACATTTATCAAACCACTTTCAGCATTACTGGAGATCCTGGAATTGTCAGCGTTACCCTGCCCAGTTTTGCGAATTCGGGATTCTTAGAGTCCAAAAAAGATTATTTTTGGAGTTTTGCGCTCAGTTGTAACTCAAAAGCTGAAGATTCGTCAGACAGATCCGGCGTACTGGCTGTCAATGGATGGATACAGCGCGTACAAGCCAACCCCGATCTCGCGCAAAAGTTGGGCCAAGCGACACTGCGCGACAAGGTAGCTCTCTATACTAAGGCCGGCATTTGGTACGATGCTCTCCACTCTCTTGCAGAACTGCGTCGTAGTTCTCCCAATGATGCCAGTCTATCGGGTGCCTGGACTAATTTGTTACAGTCGGCTGGACTGGATAAACTTGCCTCCGAAGGATTGGGGCAAAATGCTTTGCTACCGTAA
- a CDS encoding 2-phosphosulfolactate phosphatase family protein, whose translation MKLFVYHTPELTPTDSVPHCAIAIDVLRATTTMATALAAGAEAVQVFSDLEKLMRESENWPAEKRIRAGERGGAKVPGCDMGNSPLDCTPEQVQGRRLFISTTNGTRSLQRIQDAASVLAAAFVNRKAVVDYILAQQPETVWIVGSGWEGSFSLEDTACAGAIAHSLVTAQNAKLDDIAGNDEVIGAIALYLQWQDRLLELMHHASHGKRLLRLDCHEDLKYCVQMDLLDVLPIQREAGVLVKG comes from the coding sequence GTGAAATTATTCGTTTACCACACCCCCGAACTGACTCCGACCGATAGCGTTCCCCATTGCGCGATCGCTATAGATGTTTTGAGAGCTACAACAACGATGGCTACAGCTTTGGCAGCAGGTGCCGAGGCGGTTCAAGTCTTCAGCGATCTGGAAAAATTAATGAGGGAGAGCGAAAATTGGCCTGCCGAAAAGCGGATTCGCGCAGGCGAACGCGGCGGGGCGAAAGTACCGGGCTGCGATATGGGCAATTCTCCCCTAGATTGTACGCCAGAGCAGGTGCAGGGACGCCGATTGTTTATCAGCACTACTAACGGCACTCGTTCTCTACAGAGAATCCAAGATGCTGCTTCGGTTTTGGCGGCGGCGTTTGTCAATCGCAAGGCTGTTGTGGATTATATCCTAGCTCAGCAGCCAGAAACGGTTTGGATTGTCGGTAGCGGTTGGGAAGGCAGTTTTTCCCTGGAGGATACCGCTTGTGCTGGTGCGATCGCTCACAGCTTGGTGACGGCACAAAATGCCAAATTAGATGATATCGCTGGCAATGATGAAGTAATTGGTGCGATCGCCCTTTACCTCCAGTGGCAAGATAGATTGCTCGAACTGATGCACCACGCCAGTCACGGTAAACGTTTGCTGCGCTTGGACTGCCACGAAGATTTAAAGTACTGCGTTCAAATGGATCTTTTGGATGTTCTGCCTATCCAACGGGAAGCTGGTGTTTTGGTCAAGGGATAG